From Lactobacillus sp. PV012:
GTAACTTGTTATACAGTAATTTTTCTGGAAACGTTGTTCCTACTTCTGGAAACATTAGCTTAGAACTAATGGCTTATAGATTTTTTGCTTTCATTGTTATTTGGCTTTTCGGAAAGTTAATTATTAAAACCATTCAAAGCTGGCTTTCTCGAAGAGATCCTACTCGCAAAGGATTAGGGCCATTATTAGACCATGTATTAGGAGCTTTAGTTTCATTTATCGCTTCTTATTTCGTTGTCTATGTTGTTTTATCAATGTGTGCCATTTTTCAAAATCAGTGGTTTATCCAACAAACAATCGATGCACCATTTTTAAGATGGATCATTTATAGTACACCTGGTCTCTCTAATGGTGTTTTCAAAACGATCTTCGGAATTAGTCGAACTGTAGGCTAACGAAAAAGGTGTCTAGTTTAATGCTAGACACCTTTTTTATACTCCCACTCTTTTTATAGTGCGATCTTTATAAATTATAATTGCTCCATAGCGACCTTTTTCACTATTTTGCCAATGATCTATCAAATCCGGGCAAAAAAACAATCGTTTACATTCTAACTCAGCTTGTATTGAATCTTTAGTAAAAGTAGTTACAGAAAAAAGGTTAGTTTCTAAAGGATAGCCTGTAGCTGGGTCAAGTAAATGATGGTAAACTTTCTCGCCCACTTGTAAAAAACGTTCATTTACGCCACTTGTTACTACTGAACATTCATTAACAGTAGCTAACGTAATATTTTTCCCTCGCTCTTTTTGCGGATCTTGGACTCCTACTAGCCAGCGTCCATCTTTTCTTTTAGGGGACTTATTTACAAACAAAATATTACCCCCTAAATTAATAATACCTGCTCTGACATCGTAAGCATGCCACAAATCACAGATCCTATCAGCAATATAGCCTTTAGCAATTCCACCTAAATCTAGTTCCATCCCAGAAGCTCGCAAAAAAATACTTTCTGTTTCCTGATTAATTTCAATATTTTTTGGATTAGTTAATGCTAACTTTTCTCTAATAGTTTCCTTACTGGGTACATGGGCATCCTCAAAGCCAATGCGCCAACTATTAACGACAGGACCCATTAGAGCATTGAATCCATAATTTTTTTGACTCTCTAAAATAGCTATTTTTGCTAATACAAAACTTGGGTGAGAGATAGTAACTTGGTTTTTACCAGCTGCTTGATTAACTGCTATTATTTCTG
This genomic window contains:
- a CDS encoding CvpA family protein codes for the protein MIITILVLLYLGYETYSGYKIGFAQRIINMIFSAIIFAAAILGQDPLGNLLYSNFSGNVVPTSGNISLELMAYRFFAFIVIWLFGKLIIKTIQSWLSRRDPTRKGLGPLLDHVLGALVSFIASYFVVYVVLSMCAIFQNQWFIQQTIDAPFLRWIIYSTPGLSNGVFKTIFGISRTVG
- a CDS encoding FAD:protein FMN transferase; this translates as MTNLDVLTTTHYALGTKITLKVWGSRYESILAETVKLIDHYEDLFTVNRSYSEIIAVNQAAGKNQVTISHPSFVLAKIAILESQKNYGFNALMGPVVNSWRIGFEDAHVPSKETIREKLALTNPKNIEINQETESIFLRASGMELDLGGIAKGYIADRICDLWHAYDVRAGIINLGGNILFVNKSPKRKDGRWLVGVQDPQKERGKNITLATVNECSVVTSGVNERFLQVGEKVYHHLLDPATGYPLETNLFSVTTFTKDSIQAELECKRLFFCPDLIDHWQNSEKGRYGAIIIYKDRTIKRVGV